cttaggtaaactactcacacttcatcggaggggctaggatgatgtagaagccctccgtgatgacggacctcttccggcggagctccagaacaggccccaagatgggatctcgtggatacagaaagttgcggcggtggaattagggttttggctcctgttctaatcgtttgggggtacatgtgtatatataggaggaaggagtacgtcggtggagcaccgaggggcccacgaggcagggggcgcgccctaggggggcgccccccaccctcgtgaccgcctctccgatgccttggcgtagggtccaagtctcctggatcacgttcggtaagaaaatcacattcccgaaggtttcattccgtttggactccgtttgatatttcgtttctttgaaacactgaaaataggctaaaaaacagcaattctgggctgggcctccggttaataggttagtcccaaaaataatataaaagtggaaaataaagcccaatatagtccaaaacagtagataatatagcatggagcaatcaaaaattataggatcacatcattagagaatgatgtgatggacaagacccatccgttagcttagcactatgatcgtttagtttattgctattgctttcttcatgacttatacatgttcctatgactatgagattatgcaactcctgaataccagaggaacacttagtgtgctatcaaacgtcacaacgtaactgggtgattataaatatgctctacaggtgtctccgatggtgtttgttgagttggcattgatcgagattaggatttgtcactccgattgtcggagaggtatctctaggccctctcggtaatgcagatcactataagccttgcaagcaatgtgactaatgagttagttgcgggatgacgcattacggaactaggaaagagacttgccggtaacgagattgaactaggtatggtgataccgatgatcgaatcttgggcaagtaacataccgatgacaaagggaacaacgtatgttgttgtgcggtttgaccgataaagatcttcgtagaatatgtaggagccaatatgagcatcaaggttctgctattggttattgactagagatgtgtctcggtcatgtctacatagttctcgtacccgtagggtccgcacgcttaacgttcgatgacgatttgtattatgagttatgtgatttgatgaccgaagtttgttcggaatcccggataagaatgcgtacatgacgaggagtctcaaaatgatcgagacataaagatcgatatattggaaggttatattcgggcatcgaaaaggttctgagtggttcgggtatttttcggagtatcggagagttacgggaattcgccgagggaagtattgggccttcatgtgcctagtagtggaagagaggaggcaggccaaggtggggcaccccccctagcccaaaccgaattggactaggggaccggcccccctttccttctcttcttcctctccttcctttctctcctacttggactaggaaagggggaaacctagtcctactaggagtaggaaacccccttagggcgtgccccttgtggccggacctcctcctcctcccctcttttatgtacgggggaggggggcaccccatagacacacaagttgatctttagccgtgtgcggtgcccccctccacaattttccacctcggtcatattgtcgtagtgcttaggcgaagccctgcgtcggtaacttcatcatcaccgtcaccacgatgtcatgctgacgaaactctccctcggcctcagttggatctagagttcgagggacgtcaccgagctgaacatgtgcagatcgcggaggtgccgtgcgttcggtacttgatcggttggatcgcgaagacgttcgactacatcaaccgcgttactaaacgcttccgctttcggtctacgagggtacgtggacacactctccccgctcgttgttatgcttctcctacatagatcttgcgtgatcgtaggcaatttttttttttgaaatactacgttccccaacagctagccctcccccttttcctttcctAGGGCCAGCGGCTAGGGAgagggtgcgccagccccttgtgggctagtgtgttcctccccttggcccattaggccgatAAACTCCCCGTGGccttcccggaaccccttccggtgatccgataaaTACTTGGTGcattccgaaacctttccggtgaccaaatagTGTCGTCctgtatatcgatctttacctccggaccattccggagctcctcgtcatgtctgtgatctcatccggcactctgaacaacattcggtcactatttcccataactcatataatattatatcatcaacaaacgttaaagcgtgcggaccctatgggttcgagaatgatgtagacatgaccaagacgcctctcccgtcaataaccaatagcgggacctggatgcccatattggttccgacatattctacgaagatcgttaTCAGTCGAACcttaatgacaacatacgtagttccctttgtctgtcggtatgttacttgcccgagattcgatcgtcggtatctccataccaagttcaatctcgtttccgaaaagtctctttactcgtttcataatacatcatctcataactaactccttagttacttttcttgcaagcttcttgtgatgctgtattaccgagagggcccagaaatacctctccgatacacggagtgacaaaccccaatctcgatccatgcgaactcaacagacaccttcagagatgtttgatagcagacaaggtattcctccggtatccgggagttgcatggtctcatggtcgaaggaatatgtatttgacattaagatacTCCGCCCCCACCCCATTCCCCTCCATCTCCAATATCTAAGGTGGGAGGAGAAGCGAAGGGGTCGCATGAATAGCCGCAGTCACTAAGGAAGGTGATGCAACTTGCACGGGAGAGGAAAGCAGAGGAAGGAGAGGAGCGGTGGGTGATGAGAAGCAAATCCAAGAGGGAGGTGAGGGGATATCGATGGGATTGAAGATTGTACCTTCCCCGGGTCACCCATGGCACTTCGGTGTACCACTTCTCCCCGCATGTCGCTCTCTTGTACCACAACCCTTGTTGTGGACCGCTTCCCGCGTACCTACCCGCACGATGTGGCATGCAAACTGAATCCAACCGCCCTCATCGATGATCACCCCCTCCCGAAGGAGACTTACATCCCACTCGGCTTCATTACCATCATAGAGGATAATGCGGAACGTCTCTTGCCGGACAACGAGTGCGCCGTCACAGGACGGGAGGCTCTCCGCCACACGGAGATCGGCTGCATAGGAGATGCCCACGTCATCTTTTGCCCCGACGACTGCTGGATCACGTCTTGGATTTGTAGGCACGTGCCCTACGAAATTTGAGTTGGATTCAGTTTCAGCAAACATTTTAGTAAAATTAAGGTACTAGCGGTATTGGTACCAAACTAAACTTGGAACACCTTATGCTCACAAGTGATCACAAGCTTTCTGATACATCTTATTCTCTGGGTATCTATGTACTGTAACGTGACATACAACTACAGCAACGGCGGAGCTACGTGGGGGCGAACCTGGGCCATCGCCCCCCCAGCAAAAACGAAATTTTTTTACTACCCCTATATGTATTACACACAGCCCACAACCAGAAGGCCCATTTATCATCTGCTGTCTTCGTTGCGTGGAGACAAACGAATCCAGCCAGCCACCAAATCGATTTCCCCTTTGACCTATCGCCTGCGACCGCGGACGCATGACGACCTGAGCGTGGGGGTGGGGCATCGGCGTCCGGCAGGAGGCCGCTGTGGCTTGCCGGCGTGGCCGCGTGGGGGTGACCGCTGGCCGCTGGCGGGTGGCCAGCTAGCCGCTCCAATCCGGCCTCTGCTGCGGAGAACACCAGGCAACATCGGCGCCCTGTAGTGCCTCGGTGAGCCGGTGAGCATCTGCCCTCGCTAGATCTTGCTTTTTCTCCTTTACGTTGCCTAGTCTTCTAGTCAATTTCTCCAATCTGGGCGTCCTAGCAAGCTAGCTAGCTACTTTATCAACACTGCTCTATACTGGTTATTTGGACCCTGTCAACACTGCTTGCTGGATCTCTGTCTATCTTTCCCCTCTGGAAATTATAGGAAGTTCAATTATTTTGATTCTGAAGTTTATTTCACCTTAGTTGAGGAAAATTCTAATTAGGTCATCTGGTCATGGATTTATTCAATTGCATTTTGTACTGAATAGAAAATGTCCTTTACAGTGAGATTGTGAGAGGGAGGCGTGATGCTTAAGGGGAAAAAGATTGATGCATTTTTCAAAAGAAAGAGAGGTGATTCACTTGATGAACCAACAGCAACCGAAGCAATGCCTATTCAGCCAACGGACTGTGTTCAACCTCCTCTGTTGTTGCTCGAATTTGAGCAACACGGACCACATCCTTCAATGCCTCAACAGCAAGGACAAAGCCATCAAACTCAAACAAATGAAGTACTATTTCAAGGGATTGAATTCTTGCAGCGGGATCCAGCACTACGTCCACAGATTTGGCAATATCCACCTAATCAAAGAGATGATGTGCGGCGAGCATATTTGAAGCTTGGTATTATGCAGCCCCGTTTGCAGAATTACAAAGCTTATGGTCCAGAAGGTCGCAAACGACGCTTTAAGTATGACTGCTTCAAGGATTTCCCATCATGGTTGGAGTACTCGGAGGACAGTCATCGTGCATATTGCTTCTATTGTTTCTTGTTCGGCAagaacaaaaacaagagaggtggtTCAGATGTCTTTACAGTGCGAGGATTTGTAAACTGGAAGAAGGTCCATGATGGAAAGAAATGTGCTTTCTTAAACCACATAGGTTCTGAACCTTGCTCTGAACATAATAATGCAACCAAAGCATGCCATGACTTCTTGAATCAGCAAGGCCATTTAGAAAATGTTGTAGCAGTGGGCAACCAGAGGGATATAGAAAGAAACCAGCTGAGGGTGAAAGTATCAATTGCAGCAGTTAAGTGGCTTACAACACAATCATGTGCATTTAGAGGCCATGATGAAACTCCAGACTCAAAGAACAGAGGGAACTTTATTGAATTGTTAAAGCTCCTTGCAGAATTCAATCCCGAGATTGCCGAAGTTATTTTGGAGAATGCTCCATATAGTTCAAAGTACACATCACATGAAATCCAACAGGAGATTTTGGGTATTTATGCATTGAAAGTTAGGAAACATATCCGTGAAGAGATTGGGGATTCTAAGTTTTCTATTCTAGTGGACGAGACATGTGATGTAGCAAAAAGAGAGCAGATGGCATTGGTCCTCAGATTTGTTGATGAAGATCGTATATTGCAAGAGCGGTTCTTTGCCTTGATACATGTGACGAACACCAAAGCCGCAACACTTAAAGAGGTATTGAGTTCTGTGTTATCCAAACATGCTTTTGATGTTCAGAACCTTCGTGGGCAGGGATACGATGGGGCTAGTAATATGAGGGGGGAGTTCAATGGCTTGCAAGCTCTTTTTCTTAGAGAATGCCCGTATGCATATTATGTCCACTGCTATGCTCATCGCTTGCAACTTGCGCTAGTGTCTGCATCGAAGGAAGTGGTCACTGTTGCTCAATTCTTTCAGAAACTTCTTTTTATTGTAAACACCGTTGACTCCTCTGCAAAGCGCCATGATGAGCTTCGTGATGCCCAGTTGGAGGAACTAGCTCGGTTACTAGCTATTGATGACATTGAAACTGGTAAAGGGGCAAACCAGATCTGCACACTAAAACGACCTGGAGACACTAGATGGGGGTCTCACTTAGGTTCTATATCCAGCCTAAAGAAAATGTTTAATGCAGTACATTCAGTACTTCAAAATATAGCATCTGATGGGTCAGCTGGCTCAATTCGTGCAGATGGAGACACTGCTTTCAACTACTTATCTTCTTTTGAGTTCATATTTGTCTTATGTCTGATGGAAGAAATATTGGAGATAACTGAAGATCTTGGTCAAGCTTTGCAAAAGAAATCACAGGACATAGTAAATGCCATGCGTCTAGTGTTCACAACAAAGGTTCGTCTTGATGAAATGAGATCAGATGATGGTTGGGAGGCCTTCTTTGATAGGGTTGTTGAGTTCTGTGTAAATCATTCCATTGATATTCCAGATTTGGGAGAAACTTACATTCTGCGTGGTGGTCGTGCTCGTCGCCAACCAGACCATTTTACTAAGGAGCACTATTTCCGGGTGGAAGTATTTCGTGCAACACTTGATACTCAGCTACATGAATTAGAATTCAGGTTCAATGACAAGGTACTGGATCTATTGACCACTAGTTCTACCCTGATCCCTAAAAATAAATTCAGATCTTTCAAAGCTGATGATATTTGTGAGTTAGTCAAGAAATATTATCCAGCAGATTTCACCCAACAAGAAATCTATGGATTGGAGCAGCAACTAAAACACTTTGTTGTGGATGCCTCCAATGATAAAGAGTTGAAAAATGTGTCAACCTTAACAAATCTTTGTCGATATCTCTTTGAGACAGGGAGACATTATATCTACAATTTGCTTGATCGATTGTTGCGATTGCTTCTAACTCTTCCAGTTTCTACAGCAAGTGCCGAGCGAGCATTCTCAACTTTGAAGATCATTAAGACAAGGCTACGTAATACCATGGAAGATGATTATCTAGCCAATAGCTTGCTAGTAAAAATAGAGAGTGAAATCATGGAGAAGTACAATTATGAAGATGTTCTTGTGCACTTTAAGGGTGCAAAGAAACGGAAAGCTAATCTGTAGTGCAGTGTTGCTGTAGTGAACCGTATCCTCCATGGTTAAANNNNNNNNNNNNNNNNNNNNNNNNNNNNNNNNNNNNNNNNNNNNNNNNNNNNNNNNNNNNNNNNNNNNNNNNNNNNNNNNNNNNNNNNNNNNNNNNNNNNNNNNNNNNNNNNNNNNNNNNNNNNNNNNNNNNNNNNNNNNNNNNNNNNNNNNNNNNNNNNNNNNNNNNNNNNNNNNNNNNNNNNNNNNNNNNNNNNNNNNNNNNNNNNNNNNNNNNNNNNNNNNNNNNNNNNNNNNNNNNNNNNNNNNNNNNNNNNNNNNNNNNNNNNNNNNNNNNNNNNNNNNNNNNNNNNNNNNNNNNNNNNNNNNNNNNNNNNNNNNNNNNNNNNNNNNNNNNNNNNNNNNNNNNNNNNNNNNNNNNNNNNNNNNNNNNNNATATATTTGTAAGCTACTATGGAGAAGATCAATATAATTGTATAAGTTTCTAGATATTTGCAATATCTAACTTGCTGTATTCGTATGCTTTTGTATTTGAGTTTTTTTAACAGCTTCGCCCCTCCAGAGATTtctttcaagctccgccactgaactacagatcttattattattattattattatcattcaACTAAAAATCATTATTATTGTATGTCAGCATATTGTATATCTTGTAAATAAATAAATTGATTTTATTTGACGTAAAACTAAGCATGTCGGCATTAGTTGTACGTGGCATTGGCATGTGGCAGCACATACACGCATCTCAATCAGGTCTCCTCGAAGTCTCTGAGCTTCCAGTGACCATCGGGGCCTCTCACCATGGACTTGTTGTTGATGACATGCCAGTTGGGCGGCACGGGGTACTTATCCTTGAGCGCGTCAGCACCCTTGTTCACCAGGGCCACGTCGCGGTCCACCTCAAGCTTGAACCCGCCGCCGGCACCCTGAAACCCGGCGACGCCGTGCAGGTAGCACTCGAGGTTGTGGCGCGTCTGCATGGTGCCTGGCTGCTTTAGGTACGGCGACCGGCCAGTGTCCACGGGCAGCACCGCCGTCGCCGAATCCACGTACCCGATCGGTGGGTATAGGGGCACCACGTCACCGGCGTTCCTCACATGAAGCGCACGAAGGTTCGTGAATGAAGCGAAGGCCGACTTGAAGCTGTCGTCCCCTACGTGCGGGCTCGCGAAGATGATCGCCGTCACCGGGCACGGCGGCTGCTGCTGTGGTGAGGAGGGCGGCACGTTGATGCCGTGGGAGACCATGTCGACTGCGTTGAGGGTCGCCAGCGACGCGCCAAGGCTGTGCCCCGTGACGGTGATGCTGGTCGCCTCCTCCTTGTGCGCTTCCATGAGCCTCCGCACCTCCTCCGTGACCTGCATGTGGCATCCATGCGTGCACGCTTGATCAACAAGCATTGATTCAAGTGTTTAATCGAGCTCTAGATAGCTGAATTAATTTGAACAATTAATGCAACAACACACGCAGCTTTCGTGTGTGTGTCGATCGGCACAACAAGCTTTGAACGTTGGGAGATCCAACTCTTCAAGAAATCTACATACGACACGCTGCCGGAGCTTGTTGATGTTGGGCCGTCTCAGATCGAGCTTGGCATCTTACAATATTGTCGATCACTTCTAAATGTGCTGACATTTCATCAAAAAATCCATCTCTTCTATAGCAAACCTACCTTTCAACTTTCAAGTGTTAAATGCAGCTGCCTGCCAATATATCTGACGCTCATCAATACTAAACCACtttggtttctcaaaaaagaaaaaggaaatacatAAACACTTAACAAATGTGTTACTCCACTCCTTTAAGAGTATCTGCATCCCTATGTGTTATAAGTGGATGATGCATGCAAGAGGTGAGAAAAGTTGTATAGCACCGATGCTAATTTATATGGGGATAGAGAAATATcagaatccttaccgagtggtgtaaGCTTAATTAGCCCTAACGCCAAACTAAACAAACTAATTTCTAATTATACAATTTATCAATTTTAAGGTAAAAGTTTCTAGTCCGTAGGACTGTAGGTGGTGCTAAGAATATGGTGAAAGAAGCTTACTAGGGTGTCTCCAACGTCGTCCCTTAAAACGCCCGCATCCATCCGGACCGGGTTTGTCTGGATGTAGTTTTTCATTTAGTGTGGATCCGTATTTGGTTGTAGACAAGTCGGTTTGTCCGAATTCCCGTAAATCAGAAGCAAACCTTGAAGAGGTTTGCGAGAGTTTGGACATCCATCTGACCAATCAAAAAAGCCACCGCATACCCATTTGGCAGAAGGTTGATTTGGCCATGTTAGGTATTGGTGGAAAGTTAATTTCATTTGGCGGAAAAATGATTTGGCCATGTTATATATTGGTGGAAAGTTGGTTTTATTTGGTGGAAGGTTGATTTGGCCATTTAAATGTTAATTTTATTTGGCGGAAGGTTTATTTTGCCATGTCAGATATTTGCCGGAAGGTCTATTTTGCCATGTTAGATATTTGCCAGAAGGTCATTGTTGTGTATTTTTTAAAGTTATTTCCTTCAAGTTAATATATAGACGGACGTTTAAGGGGATGGCCCGGCTCCTATATAGTGTTCGCGTACGCGTACAAACATGGTCTGCGGACAGATAGTGTAGAGAGATGCCCTAATGTAAGTAGAGATATAAAACTTATGTGTCTATCTTAGGGCCTAAATTGTGAGTGCTAGGGTTGTGAATGCTCTAATAACTGCTCAAAAATGGCCTCTATGCATAAATAGTCATAATTCAGTACAAACTTTTTGCGAGTTATCATTTCAGAGTATTCTTTACAAAATATGAGCTTTTCTCTTTCAGATTCTTTTTTCGAAGGTTCTAGCATACAAAACCACCGGTAAAACCTGATCCTATGAATGATTTGTAGATTAAAGAATGTTTTAATGCATGCACAGTTGCAGATGCATGCTTGACTCGCGGTCGTTGTCTCTTCCGGCAATcaagcgtagaaaagcaagtaacgCTCACCTGATCCCTGGCGCTCTGCTGGTTGAACTTGGAGTCCTCGTCGCTGGACATGTACACCGACAGGAACCCGTGGTGCACCACGGCGGAGTCGAAATCACCCGCCGCAGGGCCGAGCACTGGCGCGGCGGACGCCGGCGTGAAGTCCAGGTCATTGACCCACTCGAGGCTCTCCACGGTACCGCGCCAGGCGACGACGATGTCGCGCCGGCCAAGCGCCGCCACGCCCTCGTCGGTGGCCACGGCCACATACCCCATCCAGTTGGACTCCCGGCACCAGGGCTCCTCCAGTAGCGACGGCAGCGGCAGCACGAAGAAGGCATCGGGCACGGACATCCCCGTCGTGGGCGCCAGGAAGAACCCGCTGGTGGCGTAGATGAACTTGGTGACGGAGTAGTAGCCCGCGCGGGACACCCCGGCGGCGGCGAGCAGGTCGGCATGGCCGTAGAAGCACGCGCCGGCGTGCGGCGAGCGGCGCTGCGAGTTGAACCCATCGTAGGTGGCCTCCGCCAGCTCGCCGTAGGCGATGATGGAGGCGCGCAGGTCCTGATCCAGCGGGTCCAGCAGGCCCTCCCACGACCCCGCGCCATGCAGCTCGCGCCACCGGCTGGCGATGCTTCCAGGCTCCGGCGACGACATGGCGCGCGTGGGTCTGCTACTCTGCTGTCGATCGATCGGCAGTGGCGCGCGCGGTAATAGGCGTCTTAACCTTTTGATTCGCGGTGGCGCCGTATGGCAATCAGTTGGTTGCTAGAGCTAGTGTTTGGCTCGTTTCTAGCATCATCTTGGGTGTGTATTTATATCCTTGCTAGCACTTCGATTTTGTGATGTCCTTGGACTACCACGTTGTGAAGAATCCAGCTTTGCAACGGTACGTCCGACCATGCCGCCGGCAGCGACACACACCCGCCAGCTGCTGGTCTTCATCTGCGTGCGAGCGCTCTTTGGTTCCTTGCGTGCAAGCTTCAGTTGCTTGCACCCACCAACATCTGAGCACGACCTTGAGTACGTACGTACTATTTATCGTGTTCTTCATGTGCCGTACCAGTGCGTGGAGGAAAATTAAATGTGCCTCGGAGGAAGCGGGTTTGATCCGGCTGAGAAACTAGCTTGGCCATCCATCAATTTCAAGAACGACAGTGCCGTCGTGTAGCGCGCGTGGCTCGTGTGGAGCAAGCGAAGGAAAATGCAGTCTGTGGAGCAGGGCCTTGTGGTGGGTAAAATCGCGATGAGTTGTGCCGCCGTTGTCATCCGTGCGGTCTATCAAGTTATCGTATCAGTCGGTGGTAGGTTTAAGGCGGCATTGGTGTTTTTCATGTGCCGTGTGGTACAATTTATCGTGTTCTTCATGCGCCGTGGAGTGGATAGGCACGGAGGACAATTTAAATAAACGTATGGAGGAAACGAGTGACTGGATGATCAGCCTGGGCATGCAACAATTTCAAGGGGCATCTCTAACGCGGATTTTTTTTTCGAGGGTACATCTGACATATCATAGCTTTGTAGAAGATCGAAAATATACACAAGAAAGTACAAATCTGCTAGTTAGGCATCACAGATCGATTCTAACCCAGCCACACATCCACTCTCATAGATACCCTGTGGAGCGGCTATTGCTAAAAGATGAGGGGGAAAGGCATCTCCAACGTGGATTATGAATGCCCTCAAATATTTGTGGACATGTCTAGACGTTTCCGCGGATATTCCATCGGGAGCCGGCCATACAATGATATTCCTCATACACAAGGTGAATACTAATCCATGCAATTTTGATACATACTAGTTCATAGATTTTTACAAAGCTAACAAGCTCTAATAAACTAGAGAAAACTACTTCTAATCCTACTCGACCATGAGGGCGCTTTGCACAGACGCGTAGAGTGCATAGTTCTTGAAGGCAAGTTTCGGGTCCGCGAGGAGTGCCGCCACGTCTGCAGCATCTgcatgatccgcctccacctccagcATGGAGAAGAGAATGCCTGCCCTGCAGACCGCGGCGTCAAAGGCCATAGCTTCCTCCTCGTCAGCCAGTGCCTCATTATCATCCTGGACCTCCACCAGCGCCATCcgtctgatacatctccgtcatatctatattttttgattgtttcatgccaatattctacaactttcatatacttttggcaactttttatattatttttgggactaacatattgatccaatgcccagtgccagttcctatttgttgcatgttttttgtttcgcggaatatccatatcaaatggagtccaaacgcgataaaaacttacagagattttttttagaatatatgtgattttAGTGAAAAGGAATCAAcgcaagacgatgcccgaggggcccacaagccctaggggcgcgcgccctaccctgggcgcgcctgggaggctcgtggccaccccgtaaggcggttggtgcccttctttcaccgcaagaaagataatatccggataaaaatcatgttaaaatttcagcccaatcggacttATGGATCTCGGGGATTTAAGAGACGGCGAAAGGCCAGATTCTGGGGACGCAGAAANNNNNNNNNNNNNNNNNN
The sequence above is a segment of the Triticum dicoccoides isolate Atlit2015 ecotype Zavitan chromosome 1A, WEW_v2.0, whole genome shotgun sequence genome. Coding sequences within it:
- the LOC119345644 gene encoding phospholipase A1-II 7-like, with protein sequence MSSPEPGSIASRWRELHGAGSWEGLLDPLDQDLRASIIAYGELAEATYDGFNSQRRSPHAGACFYGHADLLAAAGVSRAGYYSVTKFIYATSGFFLAPTTGMSVPDAFFVLPLPSLLEEPWCRESNWMGYVAVATDEGVAALGRRDIVVAWRGTVESLEWVNDLDFTPASAAPVLGPAAGDFDSAVVHHGFLSVYMSSDEDSKFNQQSARDQVTEEVRRLMEAHKEEATSITVTGHSLGASLATLNAVDMVSHGINVPPSSPQQQPPCPVTAIIFASPHVGDDSFKSAFASFTNLRALHVRNAGDVVPLYPPIGYVDSATAVLPVDTGRSPYLKQPGTMQTRHNLECYLHGVAGFQGAGGGFKLEVDRDVALVNKGADALKDKYPVPPNWHVINNKSMVRGPDGHWKLRDFEET